In the Thermodesulfobacteriota bacterium genome, one interval contains:
- a CDS encoding cytochrome c-type biogenesis protein, producing MRNRYSAVFILTLLFIAFQQGYSPAESLDDRVNEVAHQLMCPVCQGQSVAESNSNLAQDMRQIIRKQLEEGKSKEEVIAYFVNRYGETILASPPPKGVNWLLWVLPGLAIVFGGLGIGIYLKSQGGKSAAGSGKRTEKTAPDSDYMLRIDEELKKRES from the coding sequence ATGCGGAATAGATATTCAGCCGTCTTCATTCTGACCCTTCTGTTTATTGCCTTCCAGCAGGGATACTCCCCGGCCGAAAGCCTGGACGACCGCGTGAACGAGGTAGCCCATCAGCTCATGTGCCCCGTCTGCCAGGGGCAGAGCGTCGCCGAATCGAACTCCAACCTCGCGCAGGACATGAGGCAGATAATCAGGAAGCAGCTCGAAGAAGGGAAATCGAAAGAAGAGGTCATCGCTTACTTCGTGAACAGGTACGGGGAAACGATACTCGCGTCCCCGCCGCCAAAGGGCGTGAACTGGCTCCTCTGGGTGCTCCCCGGCCTCGCGATCGTATTCGGGGGGCTCGGCATAGGGATATACCTCAAATCACAGGGGGGCAAGAGCGCGGCCGGTTCCGGCAAGAGGACGGAGAAGACGGCTCCCGACAGCGACTACATGCTCAGGATAGACGAGGAGTTGAAAAAGCGCGAGTCGTGA
- a CDS encoding efflux RND transporter periplasmic adaptor subunit codes for MKKRTGLNIIAALVVLTAVSLIIYKYGYSIPVLKEIPFFSERHEHEWRPVLTAEGEIDYWTCAMHPSVKMKEPGNCPICGMELVPVTKKPGTGTEPAGESAEKETVAESESSTETGAVDHSRHGMGVPAPETGEGEPSSRFTVSTERQQLIGVKTEPVAMRSMDKTIRTVGRVTLDETKVEQIHTKFSGWIDKLYVDYTLEHVKKGDPLFSIYSPELVSTQQEYLLALRSKEILSGSEFSDISGGANSLLDATKKRLELWDISEGQIRELGETGKVKESLVIYSPVSGVITEKNVFENMYVEPGTSLYTIADHSNVWVEVDIYENEIPLVKPGDHAVMTLKSFPGEEFHGEVAFMPPHLDMKTRTAKARLEFSNPDMRLLPEMYADVSIDIPLGEKLAIPESAVLRTGKQDVVFVDRGGGSMEIKRVELGQKSDGYYEVLKGLSEGERVVTRANFLIDSESKIQAAVASWEEGEGEEESMGSHEGH; via the coding sequence ATGAAGAAGAGAACAGGCTTGAATATTATTGCGGCTTTGGTAGTCCTGACGGCGGTATCGCTCATTATATACAAGTACGGATACAGCATACCGGTGCTGAAAGAGATTCCGTTTTTCTCGGAGAGGCACGAGCATGAGTGGCGCCCTGTCCTTACAGCCGAAGGCGAGATCGATTACTGGACGTGCGCCATGCACCCGTCCGTAAAGATGAAAGAGCCGGGCAACTGCCCTATCTGCGGTATGGAGCTCGTGCCGGTAACTAAAAAACCGGGAACCGGGACCGAGCCCGCTGGAGAGAGCGCCGAGAAAGAAACCGTGGCGGAATCCGAAAGCTCGACCGAAACGGGGGCCGTGGACCATAGCAGGCACGGCATGGGAGTGCCTGCCCCCGAAACTGGAGAAGGCGAGCCGAGCTCCCGATTCACCGTCAGCACGGAGAGGCAGCAGCTGATAGGCGTTAAAACGGAGCCTGTCGCCATGCGCTCAATGGACAAAACGATAAGGACCGTGGGCAGAGTGACGCTCGACGAGACGAAGGTCGAACAAATCCATACGAAATTCAGCGGCTGGATAGACAAGCTCTACGTAGATTACACCCTCGAGCACGTAAAGAAAGGAGACCCGCTGTTCTCCATATACAGCCCGGAGCTCGTCTCGACGCAGCAGGAGTACCTCCTCGCGCTGCGCTCGAAAGAGATCCTCTCGGGCAGTGAGTTCTCCGATATATCCGGCGGAGCGAATTCGCTCCTCGACGCGACGAAGAAACGGCTCGAGCTGTGGGATATTTCCGAAGGACAGATTCGTGAGCTCGGGGAAACCGGGAAGGTAAAGGAGAGCCTCGTCATTTACTCCCCGGTCTCGGGCGTAATTACCGAGAAGAACGTATTCGAGAACATGTACGTCGAACCCGGCACCAGCCTGTATACGATCGCCGATCATTCCAACGTGTGGGTCGAAGTCGATATATACGAGAACGAGATACCGCTCGTCAAGCCCGGCGATCACGCGGTAATGACTTTAAAGTCGTTTCCGGGCGAGGAATTCCACGGGGAAGTAGCGTTCATGCCGCCCCACCTGGACATGAAGACGAGGACGGCGAAGGCGCGTCTCGAATTCTCCAACCCCGACATGAGGCTCCTCCCCGAAATGTATGCGGACGTGAGCATAGACATCCCGCTCGGGGAGAAACTGGCGATACCCGAATCCGCAGTGCTCCGCACCGGGAAGCAGGACGTAGTGTTCGTAGACAGGGGCGGGGGCAGCATGGAGATAAAGAGGGTGGAGCTCGGTCAGAAATCGGACGGTTATTACGAAGTGCTCAAGGGACTCAGCGAAGGAGAGAGAGTCGTCACGAGGGCGAATTTCCTTATCGACTCCGAAAGCAAGATACAGGCCGCGGTCGCATCGTGGGAAGAAGGCGAGGGAGAAGAAGAAAGTATGGGATCACACGAAGGACATTGA
- a CDS encoding TolC family protein: MKATLGTIFLILLFTQGLFAQEIETLDSLINEARQNNPEIKAANAKWRASTKRPSQEGTLPDPMIGVGWQNVSFDSITLDEDPDSMLRFSFEQEIPFPGKLSLKKKIAERESEAGEKSYLATERRVIADLKVAYYDWYLAGKAIEITGRNQELLRKFTKIAEVKYEVGKGIQQDVLRAQVENSKFIEQLEVLRQREEIIEARIKSILNRPQDSPLGRPGKIDKTPLILTSEEVSGLAGENAPLLAMREREIARGEEALSLARKDLYPDFVVEASPGIMGKEGNGIEGVWEVSLGLKVPLYFWSKQKPGIEEAALELKGAQEEYSSTNQEINFSVKESYLNARTAEKLMNLYQKGIIPQSKLSLESAVSGYQVGTVDFLTLIDNLVTVFSFELEYERQLTDYEKAIARIEELSGADIGGQYEMKGERR, encoded by the coding sequence ATGAAAGCAACATTAGGAACGATATTTCTCATCTTATTATTTACGCAGGGTTTATTTGCGCAGGAAATCGAGACTCTCGATTCCTTGATAAACGAGGCGCGTCAAAATAATCCGGAGATAAAGGCGGCAAACGCCAAGTGGCGGGCGTCTACCAAGCGCCCGTCCCAGGAAGGGACTCTGCCCGATCCGATGATAGGTGTGGGCTGGCAGAACGTGAGCTTCGACAGCATAACCCTCGACGAAGACCCTGACAGCATGCTGAGATTCTCGTTCGAGCAGGAGATACCATTTCCCGGAAAACTCTCCCTGAAAAAGAAGATCGCGGAGAGAGAGTCCGAAGCCGGGGAGAAATCCTACCTGGCAACGGAGAGGAGGGTGATCGCGGATCTCAAGGTCGCCTATTACGACTGGTACCTGGCCGGAAAAGCCATAGAGATCACCGGAAGGAATCAGGAACTTCTCCGGAAGTTCACCAAAATCGCCGAAGTCAAGTACGAGGTGGGAAAGGGCATACAGCAGGACGTGCTCCGGGCGCAGGTCGAGAACTCAAAGTTTATCGAGCAGCTCGAGGTGCTCAGGCAGAGAGAAGAGATAATCGAGGCGAGAATAAAAAGCATACTCAACCGGCCCCAGGACTCGCCGCTCGGAAGACCCGGGAAAATCGATAAAACCCCTCTTATCCTGACATCCGAGGAGGTAAGCGGGCTCGCCGGGGAAAACGCGCCACTCCTTGCGATGAGGGAAAGAGAGATCGCGCGGGGAGAAGAGGCGCTCAGTCTTGCCCGGAAGGATCTCTATCCCGATTTCGTTGTCGAAGCCTCTCCGGGGATCATGGGCAAGGAAGGGAACGGGATCGAGGGCGTATGGGAAGTATCTCTCGGACTGAAGGTGCCGCTCTACTTCTGGAGCAAGCAGAAGCCGGGGATCGAGGAAGCGGCGCTCGAGCTGAAAGGGGCACAGGAGGAGTACAGCTCGACGAACCAGGAGATCAACTTCAGCGTGAAGGAGAGCTACCTCAACGCCAGGACGGCGGAGAAACTCATGAACCTCTATCAAAAGGGGATAATACCCCAGTCAAAGCTCTCGCTCGAATCGGCGGTCTCAGGCTATCAGGTAGGAACGGTCGACTTCCTGACGCTGATAGACAACCTCGTGACCGTTTTCAGCTTCGAGCTCGAATACGAGAGGCAGCTGACGGATTACGAGAAAGCGATTGCGAGGATAGAAGAGCTTTCGGGAGCCGATATTGGAGGCCAATACGAAATGAAGGGAGAACGGAGATGA
- a CDS encoding TRASH domain-containing protein, which translates to MSTGISRIISILIVSLVLTAAMTLFVQAPRAQNQGSGSTQADTQPELKQVESKYVCMVTNQLYDKEQIPVQVEGKMYYGCCQMCEAKLKEDPSSRMAVDPVSGKDVDKSTAVIGAAPDGKVYYFENVEDLRAFGTTSNK; encoded by the coding sequence ATGAGTACGGGAATCTCGAGGATCATTTCCATATTGATTGTCTCTCTGGTTTTAACAGCCGCCATGACGCTCTTCGTTCAGGCGCCGAGGGCGCAGAACCAGGGAAGCGGCTCGACACAGGCTGATACACAGCCCGAGCTCAAGCAGGTCGAGTCGAAATACGTGTGCATGGTCACGAACCAGCTCTACGACAAGGAGCAGATACCGGTCCAGGTCGAAGGCAAAATGTACTACGGCTGCTGCCAGATGTGCGAGGCGAAGCTGAAGGAAGACCCTTCGAGCCGTATGGCCGTAGACCCCGTGAGCGGGAAAGATGTGGATAAATCGACTGCCGTTATTGGGGCGGCGCCCGACGGCAAGGTCTATTATTTCGAGAATGTTGAGGATTTGAGGGCGTTCGGCACCACGTCTAACAAATAA
- a CDS encoding aldo/keto reductase produces MEYVKISGTDILSSRIGLGCWAIGGWLWGGSEERESVDTILSALERGINLMDTAAIYGFGRSEEIVGKALSEYGQRDKVIIATKAGLDWTSGKVYRNSTRGRIMKEVEDSLGRLRTNYIDIYQIHWPDFDTPIEEAASAMDELYRAGIIRAIGVSNYSVEHMDAFRLKAPLHVSQPPYNLFERGIEDDILPYCDSKGITMLFYGAICRGLLSGRMKEDTRFEGDDIRKADPKFKEPRFGQYMKAVGMLDEYARRKYGKRVIHLAVRWILDKAPNHVALWGARRPGQLDPVPEMMGWSLDHDDFRAIDKILAECIKDPVGPEFMAPPSHKPKD; encoded by the coding sequence ATGGAATACGTGAAGATCAGCGGAACCGATATTCTGTCCTCCCGAATTGGTCTAGGCTGCTGGGCTATAGGGGGCTGGCTCTGGGGAGGGAGCGAAGAGCGCGAATCCGTAGACACGATTCTCTCTGCGCTCGAAAGAGGCATAAACCTCATGGACACGGCTGCGATCTACGGCTTCGGCAGGTCGGAAGAGATAGTAGGTAAGGCGCTATCCGAGTACGGACAGAGGGATAAAGTCATAATCGCTACCAAAGCGGGTCTCGACTGGACATCCGGCAAGGTTTACCGGAATTCAACCAGGGGCCGCATCATGAAGGAAGTCGAAGATTCGCTCGGGAGGCTGAGAACAAATTATATAGACATATACCAGATACACTGGCCCGACTTCGACACGCCGATCGAGGAAGCCGCGTCCGCCATGGACGAGCTCTACAGGGCCGGGATAATTAGGGCGATAGGCGTCAGTAACTATTCTGTCGAACATATGGACGCATTCAGGCTTAAGGCTCCTTTACATGTCTCGCAGCCCCCGTATAACCTGTTCGAGAGGGGCATCGAAGACGATATTCTGCCTTACTGTGACTCGAAGGGGATTACGATGCTCTTTTACGGGGCTATCTGCCGCGGATTACTTAGCGGGAGGATGAAAGAGGATACGAGGTTCGAAGGGGACGATATACGGAAGGCGGACCCTAAATTCAAGGAGCCGAGGTTCGGGCAGTATATGAAGGCGGTCGGGATGCTGGATGAATACGCACGGAGGAAATACGGGAAAAGGGTTATTCACCTCGCTGTACGCTGGATTCTCGACAAAGCTCCCAATCACGTCGCGCTCTGGGGGGCGAGACGCCCCGGCCAGCTGGACCCCGTTCCGGAAATGATGGGATGGTCACTCGATCACGACGACTTCCGTGCGATCGACAAAATACTCGCGGAGTGTATCAAGGATCCGGTAGGCCCCGAATTCATGGCGCCTCCTTCGCATAAGCCAAAAGACTGA
- a CDS encoding TlpA disulfide reductase family protein: MSILNTGTKLGVLAVIFLVLALLGYALFGERENVKTSPLVGKEAPEFTLKLFDGKRVSLSELKGKTVLLNFWASWCMPCRQEAPALEQSWLKYKDKNVVFIGVNVWDESSSAASYIERFGGGYPQGIDPEEEIQVDYGIGGVPETYFIGPSGIITDKYDGPLTEEIIDYYVNRAAAPDRETSSMN, encoded by the coding sequence ATGAGCATATTAAACACAGGGACGAAGCTTGGGGTTCTCGCGGTCATTTTCCTCGTACTCGCCCTCCTCGGATACGCCCTCTTCGGGGAGAGGGAAAACGTGAAGACATCCCCGCTCGTCGGGAAGGAAGCGCCCGAATTCACGCTAAAGCTCTTCGACGGGAAAAGGGTAAGCCTGTCCGAGCTTAAAGGGAAAACTGTGCTTCTCAATTTCTGGGCGTCCTGGTGCATGCCGTGCAGGCAGGAAGCCCCTGCGCTAGAGCAGTCGTGGCTCAAATATAAAGATAAAAATGTCGTGTTCATCGGCGTTAACGTATGGGACGAGAGCTCAAGCGCCGCTTCATACATCGAGCGGTTCGGAGGGGGGTATCCCCAGGGAATAGACCCAGAAGAGGAGATTCAGGTCGACTACGGCATAGGGGGCGTGCCAGAGACCTACTTTATCGGCCCCTCGGGTATAATTACGGATAAGTACGACGGCCCGCTGACGGAGGAAATAATCGATTACTACGTCAACAGGGCTGCCGCACCTGACAGAGAGACATCGTCCATGAACTAG
- a CDS encoding cytochrome c, producing MIRAFFVLICFFILGAVIFIYSGTYNIAATVPHSEIVTWVFNTAKISSIRKHAEGIKEPALESEALVGEGFEHYENMCVGCHGAPGIDQAEGFNPAPPDLADAARALRPAEIFWVIKNGIKMTGMPESGSTYSDDEIWGITAFVVRLPEMTHEEYKQMKSEAGKNPDGQHNNH from the coding sequence ATGATCAGGGCATTTTTCGTTCTCATATGCTTTTTTATTCTGGGCGCCGTAATTTTTATCTATTCCGGGACCTATAACATAGCGGCGACGGTACCGCACTCGGAAATCGTAACGTGGGTCTTCAACACGGCGAAAATCAGCTCGATAAGGAAACACGCGGAGGGAATCAAGGAGCCCGCTCTCGAGAGCGAGGCGCTCGTGGGGGAGGGGTTCGAGCACTATGAAAACATGTGCGTCGGCTGCCACGGCGCGCCCGGCATCGATCAGGCGGAAGGGTTTAACCCGGCTCCACCCGACCTTGCGGACGCGGCCCGCGCGCTGAGGCCCGCCGAGATCTTCTGGGTTATCAAGAACGGCATAAAAATGACGGGAATGCCGGAATCAGGCTCCACATACTCGGATGACGAGATATGGGGCATAACGGCATTTGTCGTGAGGCTCCCCGAGATGACGCACGAGGAGTATAAACAGATGAAGAGCGAGGCGGGAAAGAACCCGGACGGTCAGCATAACAATCATTAA
- a CDS encoding efflux RND transporter permease subunit: protein MIDKIIEYSARNKFLTITLVAFLAAWGYWAMKNTPLDALPDLSDVQVIVFTDWEGRSPDLIEDQITYPIVTSMIAAPKVKYVRGQSMFGTSLVYVIFEDGTDLYWARSRVLEYLNEVRGKLPEGVNPTLGPDATGVGWVYEYALVDESGKHDLADLRSFQDWYLRYWLESVPGVAEVASVGGFVKQYQVEIDPNKLVAYAIPINEVIEAIRTSNNDVGGRVVEFASTEYYVRGRGYIKSVDDIEKIMVGTNGNGTPVYVRDIANVQLGPDIRRGVAELDGKGETVGGIVVMRHGENALNVIESVKEKIEDITPSLPDGVKIVTTYDRSDLILRAIETLKGTLIEEMIIVSLVIIVFLLHFRSAIIPILSIPIGVLLAFIPMYYMHLNSNIMSLGGIAIAIGAMVDASIIIIENVHKNLERWQSEGEEGSRFDAILEAMKQVGRPVFFSLLVITVSFLPIFTLEYQEGRLFKPLAFTKTFSMFFSSLLAITITPALVALLVTGRVKPEEKNPISRFLIRLYEPVVKFVLRFKKTVLFASVVILVLTVFPFLKLGSEFMPPLNEGTILYMPTAVPGMSITEAAKILQIQDKMLMKFPEVERVFGKIGRSESPTDSAPLSMVETVVTLKPESEWRAGMTWEKLVSEMNQTVKFPGMANIFWMPIQTRTEMLTSGFRSNLGIKVFGPDLKTIEDIAVEIEKVLSKAPGTRSAFAERITGGYFLNFDIDREKAARYGLTIGEVEDVIETAIGGKNISQTVEGQERYPVNVRYPRELRTDMDKLERVLVATPSGAQVPITLLADISFSSGPPEIRNEDGQKVGYVFVDVEGKDYEGYVKEAKKIIQEEVKLPPGYTLVWSGQYEYLQRFKNRLLTVVPITIFIIFVLLYLNTGSVAKTLIIFLAVPFSAVGAIWLLYFLGYNTSIAVWVGLIALMGVDAETGVFMLLYLDLAYEDMRAKGSMKTKPQLDEAIVHGAVKRLRPKVMTVAVLFMALVPIMWSTGTGADVMKRIAAPMIGGIFTSFILELVVYPAIYGIWRWYVLERKEERLSVQPQEGI, encoded by the coding sequence ATGATAGATAAAATCATAGAATACTCTGCAAGGAACAAGTTTTTAACGATCACGCTCGTTGCTTTTCTCGCCGCCTGGGGATACTGGGCGATGAAGAACACTCCGCTTGACGCGCTGCCCGATCTGTCCGACGTCCAGGTCATAGTATTCACCGACTGGGAAGGGAGAAGCCCGGACTTGATAGAAGACCAGATCACTTACCCCATCGTCACGAGCATGATAGCCGCTCCAAAGGTGAAATACGTGAGGGGACAGTCGATGTTCGGCACGTCGCTCGTCTACGTGATTTTCGAAGACGGGACGGATTTGTATTGGGCGAGAAGCCGAGTGCTAGAATATTTAAACGAGGTGAGAGGGAAACTCCCCGAAGGAGTCAACCCGACGCTGGGACCCGACGCAACGGGAGTGGGATGGGTCTATGAATACGCGCTGGTGGATGAATCCGGCAAGCATGACCTGGCCGATCTCCGCTCGTTTCAGGACTGGTATTTGAGGTACTGGCTCGAATCGGTTCCCGGAGTCGCCGAGGTCGCGAGCGTGGGCGGCTTCGTGAAACAGTACCAGGTAGAAATCGACCCCAACAAACTCGTAGCCTACGCAATACCCATAAACGAAGTGATAGAAGCGATCAGGACGAGCAACAACGACGTCGGCGGCAGGGTCGTCGAATTCGCGTCGACCGAGTACTACGTGAGGGGAAGAGGCTACATCAAATCTGTGGACGACATCGAGAAAATCATGGTGGGGACGAACGGAAACGGGACGCCCGTTTACGTTAGGGATATAGCAAACGTGCAGCTCGGTCCCGATATCAGGAGAGGCGTTGCCGAGCTCGACGGGAAAGGAGAGACGGTCGGCGGAATCGTCGTCATGCGCCACGGCGAAAACGCTCTCAACGTGATAGAAAGCGTGAAAGAGAAAATCGAAGACATAACGCCGTCGCTGCCCGACGGAGTGAAGATCGTAACCACCTATGACCGTTCCGACCTCATACTCCGCGCAATAGAGACTCTTAAAGGGACTCTCATCGAAGAAATGATCATCGTGAGCCTGGTGATAATCGTATTCCTCCTCCATTTCAGAAGCGCGATAATTCCCATATTGTCGATCCCTATCGGGGTTTTGTTGGCTTTCATCCCCATGTACTACATGCATCTCAACTCGAATATCATGTCACTCGGAGGGATCGCTATTGCAATAGGAGCAATGGTGGACGCCTCGATCATCATCATAGAGAACGTTCATAAAAATCTTGAGAGGTGGCAGTCGGAGGGAGAGGAAGGATCGAGGTTCGACGCTATTCTCGAAGCGATGAAACAAGTCGGAAGACCTGTTTTCTTTTCCTTACTCGTGATCACGGTGTCATTCCTCCCTATATTCACTCTCGAATATCAGGAGGGGAGACTGTTTAAACCTCTTGCATTCACAAAAACGTTCTCGATGTTTTTTTCATCCCTTCTCGCAATAACGATAACCCCAGCCTTAGTAGCCCTTCTCGTGACGGGGAGAGTAAAACCGGAGGAAAAGAACCCCATAAGCAGGTTCCTCATAAGACTGTATGAACCGGTCGTAAAATTCGTGCTCCGTTTCAAAAAGACCGTTTTATTCGCATCGGTCGTAATACTGGTACTGACGGTTTTCCCTTTTCTCAAGCTGGGCTCAGAATTCATGCCCCCGCTGAACGAAGGGACTATCCTTTACATGCCGACGGCCGTGCCCGGTATGTCCATAACGGAAGCCGCCAAAATACTCCAGATTCAGGACAAGATGCTGATGAAATTCCCCGAGGTGGAGAGGGTATTCGGCAAGATAGGACGGTCCGAGTCGCCCACGGACTCAGCACCACTCAGCATGGTGGAGACAGTAGTTACGCTCAAGCCCGAGAGTGAGTGGCGGGCAGGAATGACATGGGAAAAGCTAGTATCGGAAATGAATCAGACAGTAAAATTCCCGGGCATGGCCAATATATTCTGGATGCCCATTCAGACGAGGACAGAGATGTTGACATCGGGCTTCAGGAGCAACCTCGGCATCAAAGTATTCGGTCCCGACCTTAAAACCATAGAGGATATAGCCGTCGAGATAGAGAAGGTGCTCTCTAAAGCGCCCGGGACGAGGAGCGCGTTCGCCGAAAGGATCACGGGAGGGTATTTCCTCAATTTCGACATAGACCGGGAAAAGGCCGCAAGATACGGTCTCACTATAGGAGAAGTCGAGGACGTTATAGAAACAGCTATCGGCGGAAAAAACATATCTCAAACAGTCGAAGGACAGGAGAGATACCCCGTGAACGTCAGGTATCCGAGAGAATTGAGAACCGACATGGACAAGCTCGAAAGGGTGCTCGTCGCAACACCGTCGGGAGCGCAGGTCCCGATCACGCTCCTCGCCGATATCAGCTTCAGCTCAGGCCCTCCAGAGATAAGGAACGAGGACGGGCAGAAAGTAGGCTACGTGTTCGTAGATGTCGAGGGGAAAGACTATGAGGGCTATGTGAAAGAGGCGAAGAAAATAATTCAGGAGGAGGTCAAACTACCGCCGGGCTATACGCTCGTCTGGAGTGGGCAGTACGAGTATTTGCAGCGGTTCAAAAACAGATTACTGACCGTAGTGCCGATTACGATTTTTATTATTTTCGTGTTGCTGTACCTCAATACCGGCTCGGTGGCCAAGACGCTGATTATTTTCCTGGCCGTGCCGTTCTCCGCCGTCGGCGCGATCTGGCTTCTCTATTTCCTGGGCTATAACACAAGCATTGCCGTATGGGTCGGACTGATTGCGCTAATGGGTGTGGATGCAGAGACAGGCGTGTTCATGCTGCTTTATCTAGACCTCGCATATGAGGATATGCGGGCTAAAGGTTCAATGAAAACGAAGCCGCAATTGGATGAGGCGATTGTGCACGGAGCAGTCAAACGACTGCGGCCGAAAGTCATGACGGTAGCAGTGTTGTTCATGGCACTGGTTCCCATCATGTGGTCAACCGGCACCGGCGCGGACGTAATGAAGCGTATCGCCGCTCCGATGATCGGCGGCATCTTCACATCGTTCATCCTCGAGCTGGTGGTCTATCCGGCTATTTACGGTATCTGGCGCTGGTATGTTCTTGAGAGGAAGGAGGAAAGGTTGAGCGTGCAGCCTCAGGAGGGGATCTAA
- a CDS encoding diguanylate cyclase: MNRDIDKVRNTSMRLHDEEVERFRALLDYNILDTGPDPAFDELARLAAYISRTPIALITFVDENREWFKSVIGIECPISEVPRDKSFGAYVINHPDDALAISRPLEDERTRQNPFLAANPDIKFIAGLPLVDGNGHRIGSLTLAGFLPKDLSYEQVSMLQTVAGNVMLRLERGRSASGLGEPVPSLRISDEKPLSEKDVPGEDEENNIRALSDGAPVIGEKILGDIEIDGEEENSTTIRKDIQDLIGRLERQNRKLILLCEMDELLQASHDEEEVYTIVTNFSNKLFPGEPGALFIFNDVLNILECVSAWGEGINSEREFLPDKCWALRLGRLHYVNNQPTELYCQHLTETSGINYYCAPMLARGKTLGLFYIHNGFGNVEGPVSERDNIYTSHIVSTMAKLTALALGNIKHHEALQNYAIYDSLTGLFNRRYMEETLKREISRVARNKEPLGLIMVDIDHFKQFNDAYGHAAGDMLLRSIGDFFKDRIRREDIACRYGGEEFVLILPGSSLENTYRRAEQLHDEIKRVRVRHRGSFISSVEVSMGVVVFSEHGTSAELLLESADKALYKAKAQGRNRIVVA, from the coding sequence ATGAACAGAGATATAGATAAAGTAAGGAACACGAGCATGAGGCTCCATGATGAGGAAGTGGAGCGGTTCAGGGCGCTCCTGGATTATAATATTCTCGATACCGGGCCCGATCCCGCCTTCGACGAGCTCGCGCGGCTCGCGGCTTACATCTCCAGGACCCCGATCGCCCTTATTACGTTCGTCGACGAGAACAGGGAGTGGTTCAAGTCTGTCATAGGCATAGAATGCCCGATTAGTGAAGTCCCCCGCGACAAGTCGTTCGGCGCTTACGTCATAAATCACCCGGATGATGCGCTTGCGATATCGAGGCCGCTCGAGGACGAGAGGACAAGGCAGAACCCTTTCCTCGCGGCCAATCCCGATATAAAGTTTATTGCGGGTCTTCCGCTTGTGGACGGAAACGGCCACAGGATAGGCTCGCTCACGCTGGCGGGTTTTTTACCCAAAGACCTGAGCTATGAGCAGGTTTCGATGCTCCAGACTGTTGCCGGGAACGTCATGCTCAGGCTCGAGCGGGGACGGAGCGCTTCCGGCCTCGGCGAGCCGGTGCCTTCCCTGCGGATCAGTGACGAGAAGCCGCTTTCGGAAAAGGATGTTCCGGGTGAAGACGAGGAGAATAACATCCGTGCCCTCAGCGATGGCGCTCCGGTCATCGGCGAGAAAATTTTAGGCGATATTGAAATCGACGGCGAAGAGGAGAACAGCACCACTATCAGAAAAGATATACAGGACCTCATCGGCAGGCTCGAAAGGCAGAACAGGAAGCTCATCCTCCTTTGCGAAATGGACGAATTGCTCCAGGCTTCTCACGACGAGGAAGAGGTTTACACTATCGTCACGAATTTCAGCAACAAGCTCTTTCCCGGCGAGCCGGGGGCGCTGTTCATATTCAACGATGTCCTGAATATCCTCGAATGCGTTTCCGCCTGGGGGGAGGGGATAAACAGCGAGCGCGAATTCCTCCCCGACAAATGCTGGGCGCTCAGGCTCGGCAGGCTCCATTATGTGAATAACCAGCCCACCGAGCTCTACTGTCAGCACCTGACCGAGACTTCGGGTATAAACTATTACTGCGCGCCGATGCTTGCGAGGGGCAAGACCCTCGGGCTTTTCTACATCCACAACGGGTTCGGGAATGTTGAAGGGCCTGTCAGCGAGCGTGACAATATTTACACGAGCCATATCGTTTCGACTATGGCGAAGCTCACCGCGCTCGCCCTCGGGAACATAAAGCACCATGAGGCGCTCCAGAACTACGCGATCTACGATTCTCTCACGGGCCTTTTCAACAGGCGTTATATGGAGGAGACGCTCAAGAGGGAAATCAGCAGGGTCGCGCGCAACAAGGAGCCCCTCGGTCTCATAATGGTCGATATCGACCACTTCAAGCAGTTCAACGACGCTTACGGGCATGCGGCGGGGGACATGCTGCTCCGCAGCATAGGCGACTTTTTTAAGGACCGTATCAGGCGCGAGGACATCGCCTGCCGTTACGGGGGAGAAGAATTCGTCCTGATACTCCCGGGGTCGTCCCTCGAGAATACGTACCGGAGGGCCGAGCAGCTCCACGACGAGATCAAGCGCGTCCGTGTACGCCACCGCGGGAGCTTCATCAGCTCGGTAGAGGTGTCAATGGGCGTCGTGGTCTTTTCGGAGCACGGAACTTCCGCCGAGCTCCTCCTGGAATCGGCCGACAAGGCGCTCTATAAGGCGAAAGCCCAGGGGCGGAACAGGATAGTAGTCGCCTGA